Below is a genomic region from Sinorhizobium meliloti.
CTGCCCCAGCGTCAGGGGCGTTGCGTCCTGCGTGTGGGTGCGGCCGATCTTGATGATGTGATCGAAAGCCTTCACCTTCTCTTCGAGCGCCTTGTGCAGGTGCTTGAGCGCCGGCAGCAGATCGTGGATCACGCGCTCCGCACAGGCGATGTGCATGGCCGTGGGATAGGTGTCGTTCGACGACTGGCTCATATTGACGTGATCGTTCGGGTGAACCGGCTTCTTCGAACCCATGACGCCGCCGAGCAGCTCGATCGCACGGTTGGAAACGACCTCGTTCGCATTCATGTTCGACTGGGTTCCGGAGCCCGTCTGCCACACGACGAGAGGGAAGTGCTCGTCAAGCTTGCCGTCGATCACCTCCTGTGCGGCCTTGACGATGGCGTCGCCGATCGCCGGGTCGAGGCGGCCGAGCGCCATGTTGGCGCGGGCAGCCGCCTGTTTGACGATGCCGAGTGCGCGCACGATTGCCAGAGGCTGCTTTTCCCAGCCGATTTTGAAATTGCCCAGCGATCGCTGCGCCTGGGCGCCCCAATAGCGGTCGCTCGCCACTTCGATGGGGCCGAACGTATCTGTTTCCGTGCGGGTCGATGTCATCGTGATACCTGCTTTCGTCATGCGGTTCATGAAGCCGAGGCGGGGACCGGGTCCAAGGCCGATCTTACTCCCCGCTGCCGGGCATTTCTCTGCCTTGGCCATGCTGCCTTGTAAAGGGGCCGCGGGGGCTCGGAACACCTACAATCGTTTGAATTGCCGCCGAGCGGCAAGCTCCGACCGGGCATCGCCGACATGGGTTTCCGGCCGGCAGCGATGTGTCCTTTCCGTCACATCCGCAATCTTCCGTTGCGCGTCTTCCTTGTGTCGCAGGGAACATCGGCATCGCGCCCGGCCGGGCAAAGTAGATGCAAATCAGATTTTTAGGCGAAGGGGCATGGCTGAAAACGGATCGCGGCGAGACGCGGGGCGCGGATTCGGGAGGCTTCGTTTCCTTTTCATTCACCATCCTTTTCTATAACTCTCGGAGCACGAGGGCGTGGCGAGAATCTGGCGGCGGCTGCATTCGGCGGCGACGCAATACGGGGACGTTTGTATCTATGAGAATCATCAAGTCGGCAGCGATTGTCACGCTCATGAGTGGCTGTGTGGTTGCAACCATGGATGTGCAGCCGGCGTCTGCAATCACCTTCATGGACTTCATCCGCGGAGGCAAGAAGCGCGACGTGCAGGAGCAGGTGCAGCCTCGGCGGCAGCTTCCGGGCGTGGACATGTTCGCGCCGCAGCGGCTTGATCAGAAGGCGGCGAAGCCACCGCGCATCACCGGCCCGCGCTATTATACCTACAAGGCGGAGCCGCTGCGCCGGATCGCGACGGATCGTCTGGTCGATCCCGTCGTCACCGGCTCGGTGCTGAACGGGGCCCTGCCGCCCATGCTGCGCTCGCCGCTTGCCGACGCGCGCCAGTTTCTTCCGGAAGTCGATGTGCGCGCCCCCGCCGAGGTCGCAAAAGCCGTCGAGAATTTCTACGGCACGCGGACGGATTTCCTGTGGATCGAGGGGACGGGCGTCAGCGGCCGTGCCAAGGCGGCGCTTGGCGTCTTGTCCGACGCTGCGAAGGTCGGTCTCGACCCGCTCGACTACGCCGTCATCGTTCCTCCGGAAGATTTCGACCGCGGCGACATGATCGCCCGCGAGAAGGATCTGGTGCGTTTCGAAATCGCGATGTCCGCGGCCGTGCTCACCTATGTCCAGGATACCGTGCGCGGCCGTATCGATCCGAACAGGATCTCCGGCTATCACGACTTCAAGCGGAAAAACGTCGATCTTCTCGGCTTTCTGGAGAAGATCGAGACAAGCAGTGATGTCGCGGCGCTTGTCGAAAGTCAGAATCCGAAAAGCGCACAATTTACCGCATTGAGGCAGGAACTCGAGCGGCTTCGGACGCAGGTGGAAGCCGCGCCGCGGGTGGAGATCGCACCGGGGACGTTGTTGAAGCCCGGCGAAAGCAATCCGGAACTCGCGAATGTTATCGCCGGAATCAAGTTGAAAGCCTCGGAAGCGTTGAAGACGGAGCATGCGGTCGTGCTCGCGGCCTATGAGGGGACGCCGGACTACACGCCCGAGCTGGTGCCGCTCGTCGAGGCCTTCCAGAAGGAATATGGCCTGAAGGCGGATGGCATTGTCGGGCAGGCGTCGATACGCGCCCTCACCGGCGGCGATACGACCCAAGGAAAGATAGACAAGGTCGAAATCGCGATGGAGCAGGCGCGCTGGTTGCCGGATGGGCTTGGCGACCGCTATGTCTTCATCAACCAGCCGGCCTTCACCGCGTCCTATACGGAACAGGGCACGGAGCAGTTCTCCATGCGCGTGGTCGTCGGTTCCAAGGCCAACCAGACATATTTCTTCCAGGACGAAATCCAGACGGTCGAAGTAAATCCCTATTGGGGCGTGCCGCAGTCGATCATCGTCAACGAAATGCTGCCGAAGCTTAGAAACGACCCGGGTTACCTGGACCGCATGGGTTATCAGGTGGAAGTCGGCGGCCGCGTCGTTCCTTCCACCGCGGTGAACTGGTACGGATCGACGAACTCGATCGCCGTGCGCCAGCCGCCGAGCAGCGACAATGCGCTCGGCGAACTCAAGATACTCTTCCCCAACGCGCACGCGATCTATATGCACGACACGCCGTCGAAGAGCTTCTTCAAGCGCGACCAGCGGGCGCTAAGCCATGGCTGCGTGCGTCTTGCCGATCCCCGGCGCATGGCGGCGGCGGTTCTGGGCGTAAGTGTCGACGAGGTCGGCATGGAAATATCGGGCGGCCGCAACAAGGCGCTGCCGGTATCCGCCAAGGTCCCGGTCTATGTTTCCTACTTTACCGCCTGGCCGAACAAGGACGGAACCGTCGAGTATTTCGACGACGTCTACGAACGCGATATGTATATGAATCGCGCTTTCGAGGCCACGCGCAAGGCGCGGAGTCTGGAAGGATGAGGAGGTGGGCCGCGTTACACGAGCGGCCCCTTTCACTTCGGCTTGCGGGAGAGCACAGTCTCGACCAGATCCGGTGTCAATTCGTCGAAGTGCCCGATGATACGATCGGGCAGCAGGCTTTCGATCGGCACGTCCGAATAGCCGAAGGGCACGACGATCGACGGAACAGAGGCATTTCGGGCGACGAGAACGTCGTTGAGACTGTCGCCGACCATGACCGCCCGTTCGGCCATCCCCCCGGCATTCGAGACCGTCGACAGCAGGTGGTCGGCATGGGGTTTGCGGACGGTGAAGGTATCGCCACCGGAGATCGCCGCAAAGCGGCCAAGTAGTCCCAACCCTTCCAAAAGACGCTTTGCCAGCATTTCCGGCTTGTTGGTGCAGACTGCGAGTTTCAGCCCCGCATCCTGCAGGCGGTCGAGCGCTTCGATCAGCCCCGGATAGGGAAGGGATTCACCCGGCATCGATCCGTGATAAAAATCGACGAACTCTTTCATCTGCCAGGTCAGTTCTTCTTCGGCGATCGTTCTGCCGCGAAGCGCGAAAGTCCTCTCGATCATGGCCCGTGCGCCGTGGCCGACCAGATGCGTGAGATCCGCGTAGGTCACCGGCTCGATACCGGCTTGCGTCACCGCATGGTTCAAGCTGGCGACAAGATCGGGCGCTGTGTCGACGAGCGTACCGTCGAGATCGAAGACGACTAGGGGCAGGGACACCGGCAACCTCGTTCTGCAAAACCTTGTCCGTCCGGGTAGGCGAAGTCGGCGCGGAATGCAATGGCGACCTAGGTCGTAGCGCTGCCCGAATCCGGTTCCGGCCGTGCATTTTGACTTTTGTTTGCCGCGGCGGGCGTGTAAGTGTCTCAGCGGAATTGGAGGGTGGCGGCCGAGGGCGACGCCCCCGCCTGACGTGGATCGAGAGGGAGCGAGTGGCGCATGGACGCCCGCCAGATGAAGATCAAGGCCGCCGAAGCGGCACTTGAACATGTCGAAAGCGGCATGCGGCTTGGAATAGGCACAGGCTCGACGGCTGAAGAATTCGTCCGATTGCTGGCCGAGAAAGTGGCATCCGGCTTTCAGATCTCCGGCGTTCCGACGTCCGAGCGGACTGCGCGCCTCTGCCTCGAGCTCGGTGTGCCTCTAAAGTCGCTCGACGAACTGCCGGAACTGGACCTGACGATTGACGGGGCCGACGAGGTCGACGGAAAGCTGCGCCTGATCAAGGGCGGCGGCGGTGCGTTGCTGCGCGAGAAGATCGTTGCGAGCGCCTCGACGCGGATGATCGTCATTGCCGACGAATCGAAGGTCGTGGACGTGCTGGGCGCTTTCAAGCTGCCGATCGAGATCAATCCTTTCGGCCAGGTCGCCACGAGGCTCGCGATCGAGAAGACCGCCTCGCGGCTGGGTCTGGCAGGGGAAATCGTCGTACGATCCTCCGGCGATGGAGTCTTCATGACCGATGGCGGACACCTCATTCTCGATGCATCTTTTGGCCGTATTCCTGATGCAGATGCGCTCGCGGTGGAGCTGAACGCCATCCCGGGGGTCGTTGAGCACGGGCTTTTCATAGATGTGGCGTCGATGGCGATCATTGCCGGTCCTGAGGGAGCGCGCACGCTTACGGCGTCTTGAGCCGCTTCGGCTGAGTGGCGCGGGGCGTATCGAGAGACAGATTTTGCACAGGTCAGCCAGGCGGCGGCTATCGGCCGGGCGGCACGTGCCAACACAGGAGCATGGATAAATATGAACAAATTCGCAGGTCTTGCCCGCACTTTCGCTACTGCTGCGATCCTCGTTTCGGTTTCGGTTCCGGCGGTACGGGCACAGGACGTGACGGAAGATCAGATCAAGGCTGCGCGTGCGACGATCGCGGCGCTCGGCGTGACCAACAGCTTCGACAACATTCTGCCGAACCTCGCCGAACGCCTGAAGAACACGCTCATTCAGGCGTCGCCGAACCATCAGGAACTGATCACCGCGACCGTGGACGAGAAGGCGCTCAGCCTCGCCGGGCGGCGTTCGGATCTGGAGCGCGAAGCCGCGACCATCTACGCGAAGACCTTTACCGTCGAAGAGCTGAACGCCATCGCCGACTTCTACAACTCGACCGCGGGCAAGAAGCTTTTGAACGACGGCCCGATCGCCTCGCGTGAGATGCTGAAGGCTGCCGACATCTGGGCGGCAGGCGTTTCGCGCGACCTGACCAGCGAAGCGACGAAGTCGCTCGATGAGAAGATAGGCAATGCGCCGGCGGCAAATGCAGGCGCTGCGGCGCCCGCCCAATAAGCCCTCGGGCGAACCGGCGGTCTGGCCACCCGAAGCTGACCGCACGAGGTCGGCCGCAAGACAGGAGCCCGGAGTGATCCGGGCTTTTCTTTTTTTGCGTCGCAATACTATATCAGGGGCGAAAGGCGACTCCGTTCGCGCTTTCCAGCCCGACGTCTTCCGGCCGACGGCGTATTCGACATTTCATTTCCTGCAGGAGTTCCCATGAGCGCTTTCGACTATGACCTCTTCGTGATCGGCGGCGGTTCGGGCGGTGTGAGAAGCGGGCGGCTGGCTGCGGCGCTCGGCAAGAAGGTGGCGATCGCCGAGGAGTTCCGGTATGGCGGGACGTGCGTCATTCGCGGCTGTGTACCGAAGAAGCTCTATGTTTATGCCTCGCAGTTTGCGGAACATTTCGAAGATGCGGCGGGCTTCGGCTGGACCGTCGGCGAGAGCCGTTTCGATTGGGCCAAGCTCGTTGCCGCGAAGGAACAGGAAATCGCCCGGCTGGAGGGTCTTTACCGTAAGGGCCTGGCGAATGCCGGCGCCGAGATCCTGGATACGCGCGCCGAGCTCGCCGGTCCGAACACGGTGAAGCTGCTTGCCAGCGGCAAGACCGTCACGGCGGAGCGCATCGTTATCGCGGTCGGCGGACATCCGAGCCCGCATGACGCGCTGCCGGGCCACGAACTGTGCATCACCTCCAACGAAGCCTTCGATCTTCCGGCGCTGCCGGAATCGATCCTCATTGCCGGCGGCGGCTACATCGCCGTGGAATTCGCCAATATCTTCCACGGGCTGGGCGTGAAAACGACGCTGATCTATCGCGGAAAGGAAATTCTATCCCGCTTCGATCAGGACATGCGGCGCGGCCTGCACGCAGCCATGGAGGAAAAGGGAATCCGCATCCTCTGCGAGGACATCATCCAGTCGGTGTCGGCGGATGCGGACGGACGGCGTGTGGCGACGACGATGAAACATGGTGAGATCGTCGCCGACCAGGTGATGCTGGCGCTCGGGCGCATGCCGAACACGAATGGTCTCGGGCTTGAGGCCGCCGGCGTCAGGACCAATGAGCTCGGCGCAATCATCGTCGACGCTTTTTCGCGCACCAGCACGCCGGGGATCTACGCGCTCGGCGATGTGACCGATCGCGTGCAGCTAACCCCCGTGGCGATCCACGAGGCCATGTGCTTCATCGAGACGGAATACAAGAACAATCCGACTTCGCCGGACCACGACCTGATCGCGACCGCCGTGTTCTCGCAGCCCGAGATCGGCACGGTCGGGATCACGGAAGAGGAAGCGGCCCGGAAATTCCAGGAGATCGAGGTCTATCGCGCCGAGTTCCGGCCGATGAAAGCGACGCTCTCCGGCCGTAAGGAAAAGACGATCATGAAGCTCGTCGTCAATGCCGCTGACCGCAAGGTCGTCGGGGCGCATATTCTCGGCCATGATGCCGGCGAGATGGCGCAGCTGTTGGGGATTTCGCTGAGGGCCGGCTGCACGAAGGACGATTTCGATCGGACGATGGCGGTTCACCCGACGGCGGCGGAGGAGCTCGTCACGATGTATCAGCCGAGCTACCGCGTGAGGAACGGAGAGAGGGTCGGCTGAGCCTCTCCCGTCGGCGTCGTGGCGGTCCACGTTTTCTGGTAGGATGGCTTTCCAAGCCCCCTGTTAACGTTTATAAGCCCGCATCCGCGAAAGTAGTCCGCCCGGGCGTTGTGGCAGATCGCAGGTATCGGCAGGGCTGCCGACGCGGGCGCATGCAAATCCGGATGCCGGGCCGCATGACGGCCGCAGGGCGCGACGCGGGCCGATCCGCGTCAGACAACAGGTGATGGAAATGGCACAGACTTGGACTCCGAACAGCTGGCGGCAAAAACCCATTCAGCAGGTGCCGGACTATCCGGACCTCGCAGTGCTCGATAGCGTGGAAGCGCGTCTTGCCAAGTATCCGCCACTTGTCTTCGCCGGAGAGGCGCGC
It encodes:
- a CDS encoding L,D-transpeptidase family protein, yielding MRIIKSAAIVTLMSGCVVATMDVQPASAITFMDFIRGGKKRDVQEQVQPRRQLPGVDMFAPQRLDQKAAKPPRITGPRYYTYKAEPLRRIATDRLVDPVVTGSVLNGALPPMLRSPLADARQFLPEVDVRAPAEVAKAVENFYGTRTDFLWIEGTGVSGRAKAALGVLSDAAKVGLDPLDYAVIVPPEDFDRGDMIAREKDLVRFEIAMSAAVLTYVQDTVRGRIDPNRISGYHDFKRKNVDLLGFLEKIETSSDVAALVESQNPKSAQFTALRQELERLRTQVEAAPRVEIAPGTLLKPGESNPELANVIAGIKLKASEALKTEHAVVLAAYEGTPDYTPELVPLVEAFQKEYGLKADGIVGQASIRALTGGDTTQGKIDKVEIAMEQARWLPDGLGDRYVFINQPAFTASYTEQGTEQFSMRVVVGSKANQTYFFQDEIQTVEVNPYWGVPQSIIVNEMLPKLRNDPGYLDRMGYQVEVGGRVVPSTAVNWYGSTNSIAVRQPPSSDNALGELKILFPNAHAIYMHDTPSKSFFKRDQRALSHGCVRLADPRRMAAAVLGVSVDEVGMEISGGRNKALPVSAKVPVYVSYFTAWPNKDGTVEYFDDVYERDMYMNRAFEATRKARSLEG
- a CDS encoding HAD family hydrolase, translated to MSLPLVVFDLDGTLVDTAPDLVASLNHAVTQAGIEPVTYADLTHLVGHGARAMIERTFALRGRTIAEEELTWQMKEFVDFYHGSMPGESLPYPGLIEALDRLQDAGLKLAVCTNKPEMLAKRLLEGLGLLGRFAAISGGDTFTVRKPHADHLLSTVSNAGGMAERAVMVGDSLNDVLVARNASVPSIVVPFGYSDVPIESLLPDRIIGHFDELTPDLVETVLSRKPK
- the rpiA gene encoding ribose-5-phosphate isomerase RpiA — translated: MDARQMKIKAAEAALEHVESGMRLGIGTGSTAEEFVRLLAEKVASGFQISGVPTSERTARLCLELGVPLKSLDELPELDLTIDGADEVDGKLRLIKGGGGALLREKIVASASTRMIVIADESKVVDVLGAFKLPIEINPFGQVATRLAIEKTASRLGLAGEIVVRSSGDGVFMTDGGHLILDASFGRIPDADALAVELNAIPGVVEHGLFIDVASMAIIAGPEGARTLTAS
- a CDS encoding DUF2059 domain-containing protein, with translation MNKFAGLARTFATAAILVSVSVPAVRAQDVTEDQIKAARATIAALGVTNSFDNILPNLAERLKNTLIQASPNHQELITATVDEKALSLAGRRSDLEREAATIYAKTFTVEELNAIADFYNSTAGKKLLNDGPIASREMLKAADIWAAGVSRDLTSEATKSLDEKIGNAPAANAGAAAPAQ
- the gor gene encoding glutathione-disulfide reductase; the protein is MSAFDYDLFVIGGGSGGVRSGRLAAALGKKVAIAEEFRYGGTCVIRGCVPKKLYVYASQFAEHFEDAAGFGWTVGESRFDWAKLVAAKEQEIARLEGLYRKGLANAGAEILDTRAELAGPNTVKLLASGKTVTAERIVIAVGGHPSPHDALPGHELCITSNEAFDLPALPESILIAGGGYIAVEFANIFHGLGVKTTLIYRGKEILSRFDQDMRRGLHAAMEEKGIRILCEDIIQSVSADADGRRVATTMKHGEIVADQVMLALGRMPNTNGLGLEAAGVRTNELGAIIVDAFSRTSTPGIYALGDVTDRVQLTPVAIHEAMCFIETEYKNNPTSPDHDLIATAVFSQPEIGTVGITEEEAARKFQEIEVYRAEFRPMKATLSGRKEKTIMKLVVNAADRKVVGAHILGHDAGEMAQLLGISLRAGCTKDDFDRTMAVHPTAAEELVTMYQPSYRVRNGERVG